The following proteins come from a genomic window of Ilumatobacter coccineus YM16-304:
- a CDS encoding DNA-formamidopyrimidine glycosylase family protein: MPEMPEIEAHAERLAADYVGEVLTKLHPFNFTALKTAVPPPDAAYGHPVVSIGRRGKYLLIEFEPLTMVIHLMQGGRLLPDEKMSKKPRGGQARLTFGDDVPPLLLTEQGTERRAGIWCVAAGELDTSPPIDKLGPEAVGLPAEALAELFARQSMRVHGFLRDQRSVAGIGRRLANEVCWQARISPFATTKKLGLEGATKVAEAIAVCAAEGLEYERGRSDMSKSKDRPSNAHGQTGEPCPRSDEHGPDAIRAVEYSGYTVNYCPTCQTNGKILADNTTSKFLK; this comes from the coding sequence ATGCCGGAGATGCCGGAGATCGAAGCACACGCCGAACGACTCGCCGCCGACTACGTCGGTGAGGTGCTCACCAAGCTGCACCCGTTCAACTTCACCGCGCTCAAGACCGCCGTGCCGCCACCCGACGCCGCGTACGGCCATCCGGTCGTGTCGATCGGTCGCCGCGGCAAGTACCTGCTGATCGAGTTCGAACCGCTGACGATGGTGATCCATCTCATGCAAGGTGGTCGTCTCCTCCCCGACGAGAAGATGTCGAAGAAGCCACGCGGCGGTCAGGCACGACTCACGTTCGGCGACGACGTCCCGCCGCTCCTCCTCACCGAGCAAGGCACCGAACGGCGCGCCGGGATCTGGTGCGTTGCCGCAGGCGAACTCGACACGTCGCCGCCGATCGACAAACTCGGACCCGAGGCCGTCGGGTTGCCGGCGGAAGCACTCGCCGAGTTGTTCGCCCGACAGTCGATGCGAGTGCACGGCTTCCTCCGCGACCAGCGATCGGTCGCCGGGATCGGTCGGCGTCTCGCGAACGAGGTCTGCTGGCAGGCGCGGATCTCGCCGTTCGCCACCACGAAGAAGCTGGGCCTCGAGGGTGCGACGAAGGTCGCCGAGGCCATTGCCGTGTGCGCCGCTGAAGGGTTGGAGTACGAGCGCGGGCGGAGCGACATGAGCAAGTCGAAGGACCGCCCGAGCAACGCCCACGGCCAGACGGGTGAGCCCTGTCCACGATCCGACGAGCACGGGCCCGACGCGATCCGCGCCGTCGAGTACTCCGGTTACACGGTCAACTACTGCCCGACCTGCCAGACCAACGGCAAGATCCTCGCCGACAACACGACCAGCAAATTCCTGAAGTAG
- a CDS encoding SCP2 sterol-binding domain-containing protein produces the protein MSNEIRYLSLDWINALTAEVAASEHMRDVAEHHSIGVTQIVSDGPEGDVTYHLVVGDGEAAFGAGPADPEHVKMEQSWKTAVDVATGELNAQEAFINGHIRLFGDQQKLLDSQPVFGALDAVFASVRDRTVYE, from the coding sequence GTGTCGAACGAAATCCGCTATCTGAGCCTCGACTGGATCAACGCGTTGACCGCCGAGGTCGCCGCGAGCGAGCACATGCGCGACGTGGCCGAGCACCATTCGATCGGCGTCACGCAGATCGTGAGCGACGGTCCGGAGGGGGACGTGACCTACCACCTGGTCGTCGGCGACGGGGAGGCAGCGTTCGGCGCCGGGCCTGCCGACCCCGAGCACGTCAAGATGGAGCAGTCGTGGAAGACCGCTGTCGACGTCGCCACCGGCGAACTCAACGCGCAAGAAGCGTTCATCAACGGGCACATCCGCCTGTTCGGCGACCAACAGAAGCTGCTCGACTCGCAGCCGGTGTTCGGTGCGCTCGATGCGGTGTTCGCATCGGTTCGCGACCGCACGGTCTACGAATAG
- a CDS encoding DUF3097 family protein — protein sequence MGYSNDVLDDFEQQKRAPRYPDVTVEMGMLVEDRSSHFTGDVVRWSAEGVTLQDRHDYVRHFGWKPGGFLIEGKPVTLVRPPKVKTVTQRITASGSVAGDGRAKVAKASRIWVEGKHDAELLEHVWGDDLRELGIVVEPLHGADDLAAAVADFQPSEQRRLGVLLDHLVPGSKETRIAETVRDANVLITGHPFVDVWAGIRPKVVGLEAWPDIPFDPDVPWKEGMCRALGVQFEGFWPKLRNQVKTFADLTPELIGAVEQLIDFVAEAG from the coding sequence ATGGGATACAGCAATGACGTGCTCGACGACTTCGAGCAGCAGAAACGAGCGCCGCGCTACCCGGACGTGACGGTGGAGATGGGCATGCTCGTCGAAGACCGATCGAGTCACTTCACCGGTGACGTCGTGCGGTGGAGCGCCGAAGGTGTGACCCTGCAGGATCGCCACGACTACGTCCGCCACTTCGGTTGGAAGCCCGGCGGCTTCCTGATCGAGGGCAAGCCGGTCACGCTCGTCCGCCCGCCCAAGGTGAAGACGGTGACGCAACGCATCACCGCGTCGGGCTCGGTGGCCGGCGACGGCCGTGCCAAGGTCGCCAAGGCCAGCCGTATCTGGGTCGAAGGCAAACACGACGCCGAACTGCTCGAACACGTGTGGGGCGACGACCTGCGCGAGCTCGGCATCGTCGTCGAACCGCTTCACGGCGCCGACGATCTGGCCGCGGCCGTCGCCGACTTCCAACCGTCAGAGCAGCGGCGACTCGGGGTGTTGCTCGACCACCTCGTGCCAGGTTCGAAGGAGACGCGCATCGCAGAGACCGTCCGCGACGCGAACGTGCTCATCACCGGGCACCCGTTCGTCGACGTGTGGGCCGGAATCCGGCCGAAGGTCGTCGGACTCGAGGCCTGGCCCGACATCCCCTTCGACCCCGACGTTCCGTGGAAGGAAGGCATGTGCCGGGCGCTCGGGGTGCAGTTCGAGGGCTTCTGGCCCAAGCTGCGCAACCAGGTCAAGACGTTCGCCGACCTCACTCCCGAACTGATCGGTGCGGTCGAGCAACTCATCGACTTCGTCGCCGAAGCCGGCTGA
- a CDS encoding RNA polymerase sigma factor, with translation MQQMGDTAVGATMDLGSGEPTDWPAMVEALYRTQFDAMCRAARRLVDTQHASEEVVQEAFVRFAMLTVRPRPGRELSYLRSIVLNEARSTLRRRVVARRYWYVSVDVAADDETADAAVRSDDARTLHRCLGDLPLRQRQVFTLRHLAGFSERETAIALSISPGSVKTHNSRAMSSIRERLASVA, from the coding sequence ATGCAACAGATGGGGGACACCGCAGTGGGGGCAACGATGGATCTCGGTTCGGGCGAACCGACCGACTGGCCGGCGATGGTCGAGGCGCTGTATCGCACGCAGTTCGATGCGATGTGTCGAGCCGCACGCCGTCTGGTCGACACGCAACACGCATCCGAGGAGGTCGTGCAAGAAGCGTTCGTTCGTTTCGCCATGCTCACCGTGCGACCCCGACCGGGCCGGGAACTCTCCTACCTTCGCTCGATCGTGCTCAACGAGGCCCGATCGACACTGCGCCGGCGCGTCGTCGCCCGTCGCTACTGGTACGTCAGCGTCGATGTGGCAGCCGACGACGAGACCGCCGACGCAGCGGTCCGCAGCGACGACGCGCGGACGCTCCACCGATGCCTCGGCGACCTGCCGTTGCGACAACGCCAGGTGTTCACGCTGCGCCATCTCGCCGGCTTCAGTGAACGCGAGACCGCGATCGCGTTGTCGATCAGTCCCGGTTCGGTGAAGACGCACAACAGCCGGGCGATGAGCAGCATCCGCGAGCGCCTCGCTTCCGTCGCATGA